The Microbacterium sp. zg-Y1090 sequence CAGCGACTCGCGCAGCGTGGCACGCAGCGAGTCACGGAGCGCCTCGACGCCCGGGGCGACCGAGTCGGGCAGGACGGGACCCGGATACGCCGACAGCGCGACGCGGTGCGCTCCGCGGTCGAGCAGCGACACCACGTGCTGCACGTCCGTCTCCAGCGGCGCGGGCAGACGATAGGGGCGGGATGCCGGGACGAGGTGCGGCGCGATGCGCTCGAGCACCCGGCGCAGGCGCACCATCTCGGGTCGCAGCGTCTCCGTCGACGGCATTCCGTAGACGAGCTCGCTGAGGGCCTCCGCCGTGAGCCCTTCGCGATGGCTGGCGAGCATGAGCAGGATCTCGGCGTGGCGGGCGCTCAGCTCGACGACGGTCTGGGTGCCGTCGGCGCCCGCTTCCAGCAGCGCACGGTCTCGACCGAGCACCCGCAGGGTGGCGCGGGTCGTCGCACGCGGTCGTGGAGGGCGCCGCCGGGGAGCCTCGGCGCGGGCCCGCAGGCGGGCGACCATCAGCTCCCCCTCGATCGCGCGAGCCGTCGCATCGACCAGCAGCTGTGCCTGGGGCGTCGCGGCCTCGGCGCGGCCGGTCACGTCGATCACGCCCAGCAGACGGCGCGTCTCGGGGTCGTGCACGGGCGCGGCAGTGCACGACCAGGGCTGCACGAACCGGTTGAAGTGCTCCGCCTCGCGGATCTGCACGTGCGCGTCGAGGGCCAGGGCGGTGCCCGGCGCCGAGGTGCCGACGGCATCCTCCGACCAGTTGGCGCCGGCGATGAAGCCCATGTCGCCGGTGAGCGTGCGCACGCCGCGGTCGCCTTCGACCCAGAGCAGGCGGCCGGCCGCGTCGCCGACGGCGACGACGACGCCCGCCTCGTCGGGCGAGCCGGGGAGCAGGAGCGAGCGCACCATCTGCATCACGCCGGCGAGAGGATGCCCACGACGGTATACGTCCAGTTCGGCGTCGGAGAGATCGAGGCGGGGCAGCTGCTCGGCTCCCACCGCGGATGCCAGCGAGCGACGCCAGGACTCTCGCACGAGAGGGCGCACATCGGCGAGACGCGGGTCGGAGAGGTTCCCGGCGAGCAGCTCCTCGTGCGCGCGTTCGACGATGAGGCGGGAGGTCGCGGGTGAGACCTCGCGGCGCGTAGACCACGACGACATGCGCGCTCCGATCATCGGTGAGGGAGCTGGTGCCGATCAGTGTAGGTGCGCCGTGACGGCCGGTCGAGGGCTGTGTCGTGCGCCCCGCGTGAGCCGCCGCCGGCGGCCCGCCCG is a genomic window containing:
- a CDS encoding helix-turn-helix domain-containing protein — encoded protein: MSSWSTRREVSPATSRLIVERAHEELLAGNLSDPRLADVRPLVRESWRRSLASAVGAEQLPRLDLSDAELDVYRRGHPLAGVMQMVRSLLLPGSPDEAGVVVAVGDAAGRLLWVEGDRGVRTLTGDMGFIAGANWSEDAVGTSAPGTALALDAHVQIREAEHFNRFVQPWSCTAAPVHDPETRRLLGVIDVTGRAEAATPQAQLLVDATARAIEGELMVARLRARAEAPRRRPPRPRATTRATLRVLGRDRALLEAGADGTQTVVELSARHAEILLMLASHREGLTAEALSELVYGMPSTETLRPEMVRLRRVLERIAPHLVPASRPYRLPAPLETDVQHVVSLLDRGAHRVALSAYPGPVLPDSVAPGVEALRDSLRATLRESLVGEASVDVLLAFADTAEGEHDVELLRLCLAMLPPRSPRRSAVVARLAVLEA